A region from the Candidatus Thorarchaeota archaeon genome encodes:
- a CDS encoding IS607 family transposase encodes MDFSLRAPDHSLMFSVSQAARRLGVCPKTIRRWHATGALLCYRTPGGHRRIPLSELERLSARSGACAPIPSAAAASAASSSSASAAVAAPARQPPTVAVYARVSSHRQARDGDLARQQALLLQTARDRYRGTPLVVTDVGSGLNMRRRRGLLRLLRAARDGRIHTVLITHRDRLARFAVSLLERLLSDYGVQLVVLYEAQARSPQEELVADLMALLASFSGRVYGLRAASLRRDLAHSAPSSASSS; translated from the coding sequence ACGGCGTCTTGGCGTCTGTCCCAAGACCATCCGACGCTGGCACGCTACTGGGGCTCTCCTCTGCTATCGCACTCCTGGAGGCCATCGCCGTATTCCGCTCTCCGAACTGGAACGCCTCTCTGCACGCAGTGGGGCATGTGCGCCTATTCCGTCAGCAGCAGCAGCATCCGCAGCATCATCATCATCTGCATCAGCAGCAGTAGCAGCTCCTGCGCGTCAGCCTCCCACTGTGGCGGTCTATGCGCGGGTCTCTTCCCATAGACAGGCCCGCGACGGGGATCTTGCCCGCCAGCAGGCCCTGCTCCTCCAGACTGCTCGTGACCGTTACCGGGGAACGCCCCTTGTCGTCACAGATGTGGGGTCAGGACTGAATATGCGTCGGCGGCGAGGCCTTCTGCGGCTCCTCCGTGCTGCTCGTGACGGGCGCATTCATACAGTCCTTATCACTCATCGGGACCGACTTGCACGCTTTGCAGTCTCGCTCCTCGAACGGCTCCTCTCTGACTACGGTGTGCAGCTGGTAGTGCTCTATGAGGCACAGGCGCGGTCACCACAGGAGGAACTCGTAGCGGACCTCATGGCCCTGCTGGCCTCCTTCTCCGGCCGCGTCTATGGCCTTCGTGCAGCCTCTCTCAGACGAGACCTTGCCCACTCAGCCCCCTCTTCCGCCTCATCTTCCTAG